Proteins from one Patescibacteria group bacterium genomic window:
- a CDS encoding UvrD-helicase domain-containing protein, with translation MKTNAQQKKAITHKKGPLLIIAGAGTGKTAVITQRLAYLIKSKKTKPEEILALTFTDKAAGEMEERVDKLLPYGYTDLWISTFHSFGQRVLKDHALDIGLDPVFKLLNQTEQWRLIRQNFEKFDLNYYKPRGNPTRFIYALIKVFSRAKDENISPKDFIEYGKKLTKKTKPAKEERARILEVARSFKIYENLLKEKGYLDFGDLIIKTLELFQKRKNILEKYQKQFKYILVDEFQDTNYAQYELIKLLSAPRNNLTVTGDDDQAIYKFRGAAVSNIIEFKKDFPGSKEIVLKQNYRNRQNILDLSYNFIQLNNPNRLEAKINQKKKNLKSRITKKLKANKKGRGEIKHLHFKTQDEEALGVVKKIIDLRKKQKSLTWNDFAILVRANNQADLFINVLEHQEIPYQYVAKSGLFQKPEIIDLISYLKLLDNYHESTAMYRVLAMPIFKVTVNDIMKLLYRANKKNKSLFEILDHINEIEGISPSTKKTVKEIIEMIKKQTQTGQKKGTLKALYQFVSDSNLFKYLSQKQSKKAHEKILNINQFFKVASNFERLNQDKTVKNFMQELELAQEAGETGPLKNNLEEGPDSVKVMTIHQAKGLEFEHVFVVNLVNKRFPSINRRDPIELPDNLIKETLPSGDIHLQEERRLFYVAITRAKKGIYLTSADNYGGSRKKKLSKFLYETGLVKKDESGPKQKKEKLIINSFSKKHKFKRVKDDLAYLPQKFSYTQIRAFETCPYQYRLAHILKVPVKGKGTFSFGKSIHRTLYDFYRMVQQDKKPSQKDLLSLYRKNWLDEWYDSKDHELTRKKQGEKALKKFYKINKDSLKVPMFLEKGFNIKFGDYTVKGFIDRMDEIRKDSSASSGGAVEIIDYKTGNLPSSKNKIDFKQLFIYALASWEVFKLKPLKLTYYYIEDNKKFSVQPQKKEAQKIKKEVTETIEQIMKSDFKATPSKYKCRYCDFKNICQYRKV, from the coding sequence ATGAAAACCAATGCCCAGCAAAAAAAGGCCATCACTCATAAAAAAGGCCCTCTTTTAATTATTGCCGGGGCGGGGACTGGCAAAACGGCAGTCATTACTCAGAGGCTGGCTTATTTAATTAAATCAAAAAAGACTAAACCTGAGGAAATTTTAGCGCTTACTTTTACTGACAAAGCGGCTGGGGAAATGGAAGAAAGAGTAGATAAGCTATTACCTTACGGTTATACCGATTTATGGATTTCCACTTTTCATTCATTTGGCCAAAGAGTTTTAAAAGATCATGCCTTAGATATCGGTCTGGATCCTGTTTTTAAACTTTTAAACCAGACCGAGCAGTGGCGTTTAATCCGTCAGAATTTTGAAAAATTTGATCTTAATTATTATAAGCCCCGAGGTAACCCAACGCGCTTTATTTACGCTTTAATCAAAGTTTTTTCCCGGGCTAAGGATGAAAATATATCTCCGAAAGATTTTATTGAATATGGTAAAAAATTAACAAAAAAAACAAAACCAGCCAAGGAGGAAAGGGCAAGAATTTTAGAAGTAGCCCGGTCTTTTAAGATTTATGAAAATTTATTAAAAGAAAAAGGTTATCTGGATTTTGGCGATTTAATTATTAAAACCTTAGAACTTTTTCAAAAGAGAAAAAATATTCTAGAAAAATACCAAAAGCAGTTTAAATATATATTAGTTGATGAATTTCAAGACACAAATTACGCTCAGTATGAATTAATTAAGTTATTGTCAGCGCCGCGTAATAATTTAACCGTCACCGGTGATGATGATCAAGCTATTTATAAATTCCGGGGAGCGGCTGTCTCTAATATCATTGAGTTTAAAAAAGATTTTCCGGGCTCAAAAGAAATTGTTCTAAAACAAAATTACCGCAACCGGCAGAACATTCTTGATTTGTCTTACAACTTTATTCAGCTTAATAATCCTAACCGCTTGGAAGCCAAAATAAACCAGAAAAAAAAGAATTTAAAATCACGCATTACCAAAAAACTAAAAGCTAATAAAAAGGGCCGAGGTGAAATTAAGCATTTACACTTTAAAACTCAGGATGAAGAAGCTTTAGGTGTGGTTAAAAAAATAATTGATTTGAGAAAAAAACAAAAAAGCTTAACTTGGAATGATTTTGCTATTTTGGTCAGGGCTAATAACCAGGCGGATTTATTTATTAATGTTTTAGAGCATCAGGAGATTCCTTATCAGTATGTGGCTAAAAGCGGACTTTTTCAGAAACCGGAAATAATCGATTTAATTTCTTATTTAAAACTGCTGGATAATTATCATGAAAGTACGGCTATGTATCGGGTTTTAGCCATGCCTATTTTTAAAGTGACAGTAAATGATATTATGAAACTCTTATACCGGGCCAATAAAAAGAATAAATCTTTGTTTGAAATTCTTGATCATATTAATGAGATTGAAGGTATTTCACCCAGTACCAAGAAAACGGTCAAAGAAATTATAGAAATGATTAAAAAACAGACCCAGACCGGCCAAAAGAAAGGAACCTTAAAAGCGCTTTACCAATTTGTTTCTGATTCTAATCTTTTTAAATATTTAAGCCAAAAGCAAAGCAAAAAAGCCCATGAGAAAATATTAAATATTAATCAGTTTTTTAAAGTAGCCAGTAATTTTGAAAGACTTAATCAGGACAAAACCGTGAAAAATTTTATGCAGGAATTAGAGCTAGCCCAAGAAGCTGGAGAGACCGGTCCCTTAAAAAATAATCTGGAAGAAGGACCAGATTCAGTCAAGGTAATGACCATTCACCAAGCCAAGGGACTGGAATTTGAGCATGTCTTTGTGGTTAATTTGGTTAATAAAAGATTTCCTTCGATTAACCGCCGCGATCCTATTGAATTACCAGATAATTTGATAAAAGAGACTTTGCCTAGTGGTGATATTCATCTTCAGGAAGAGCGCCGTTTGTTTTATGTAGCTATAACTCGCGCCAAAAAAGGAATTTATCTGACCAGTGCCGATAATTACGGCGGCAGCCGCAAAAAAAAGTTATCCAAATTTTTATATGAAACCGGGCTGGTTAAAAAAGATGAGTCCGGCCCGAAGCAAAAAAAAGAAAAATTAATTATTAACAGTTTCTCTAAAAAGCATAAATTTAAAAGAGTCAAAGATGATTTAGCTTATTTGCCTCAGAAATTTTCCTATACTCAAATACGGGCCTTTGAAACCTGTCCTTACCAATATCGCTTGGCCCATATTTTAAAAGTACCGGTTAAAGGCAAGGGCACTTTCTCTTTTGGTAAAAGTATTCACCGCACTTTGTATGATTTTTACCGAATGGTCCAGCAGGATAAAAAGCCCAGCCAAAAAGATTTATTGTCTTTGTACCGCAAAAATTGGCTTGACGAGTGGTATGATTCCAAAGATCATGAATTAACAAGAAAAAAACAGGGAGAAAAAGCTTTAAAAAAGTTTTATAAAATAAATAAAGATTCCTTAAAAGTACCTATGTTTTTAGAAAAAGGTTTTAATATAAAATTTGGTGATTATACAGTTAAAGGTTTTATAGATCGGATGGATGAAATTAGAAAAGACTCTTCGGCTAGCTCAGGGGGGGCAGTAGAAATTATCGATTATAAAACCGGTAATTTGCCCTCGTCAAAAAATAAAATTGATTTTAAACAGCTTTTCATCTATGCTTTAGCTAGCTGGGAAGTATTTAAACTTAAGCCACTTAAGTTAACTTATTACTATATTGAAGATAATAAAAAGTTTTCGGTCCAGCCGCAAAAAAAAGAAGCCCAAAAAATAAAAAAGGAAGTAACAGAGACGATTGAGCAGATAATGAAAAGTGATTTTAAGGCTACTCCTTCAAAGTATAAATGCCGGTACTGTGACTTTAAAAATATTTGCCAGTATAGAAAGGTTTAA
- a CDS encoding endonuclease III domain-containing protein: MNPEKIYKKLLKKYGPQDWWPILGFKISSDQDIKILRKKVKVFSEKNMFEICMGAILTQNTNWQNVEKAIINLKKENLLSPQKILNCHHKHLKKLVRPSGYFNVKAKKLKMFSKWLLGNYQGRLKKFFKQPLKECRKELLKVYGIGPETADSILLYAGRKKNFMIDAYTVRLCKKHGIEFKSYDQYKEFFEKRLPWSNKIYNQFHALIVRWGQNKTSTHKKID, encoded by the coding sequence ATGAATCCTGAAAAAATATATAAAAAATTATTAAAAAAATACGGACCACAGGATTGGTGGCCGATTTTAGGGTTCAAGATATCAAGTGATCAAGATATTAAGATATTAAGGAAGAAAGTAAAAGTTTTTAGTGAGAAAAATATGTTTGAGATTTGTATGGGCGCTATTTTGACTCAGAATACTAATTGGCAGAATGTAGAGAAGGCGATTATAAATTTAAAAAAAGAAAATCTTTTAAGTCCCCAAAAAATTTTGAATTGTCACCATAAACATCTAAAAAAATTAGTACGGCCTTCAGGTTATTTTAATGTCAAAGCAAAAAAACTGAAAATGTTTTCAAAATGGCTTTTAGGAAATTATCAGGGTCGGTTAAAGAAATTTTTTAAACAACCTCTTAAAGAATGCCGAAAAGAATTATTGAAGGTATATGGAATTGGTCCGGAAACCGCTGACTCAATCCTTTTGTATGCTGGTCGGAAGAAAAATTTTATGATTGATGCTTACACTGTGCGTTTGTGTAAAAAACACGGAATTGAGTTTAAGTCTTATGATCAATACAAAGAATTTTTTGAAAAACGTCTGCCTTGGTCAAACAAAATTTATAATCAGTTTCATGCTTTGATTGTTCGGTGGGGGCAGAACAAAACATCTACTCATAAGAAGATAGACTGA